ATGGAAAAAGAGAGTTTCTTGATGGAACTTTTGATTAGTTTTACCCTTATCATTTATCTATGAATATGTGTATGTTCTTTTCAGCGTTTTTGACAAATTCTTTTTCCCTTCTACATATATCCATTAGTATGTATAATATTATCCTAACAAATGCTGGAAGAGCAATCTTTTCATCTTTAATTAATCTTTGCACCAATCAAGAGGGACCCCCAATATGAGATTGAGGGGTTATAATATCTAATGTATTAAGTTATACTTTTGAAAAAGAGCCATATTTAGTGCTGATCTGACGTACCAGATGTTTGTTTGCCATCTGCACTTGCATGTCAATGGTACCAATTATCCCAATCGATAAACGATATACATGATGGCTTAAATCCCTTGAAATCTCTGCATTGAGGTTTACATGCTAGCATTAGGTCTTCAGTTTGCTTGACGAACTAGGAGTTGCCAAGCCATTATGAGGATTAAACAAAACCAATGGACTGTATGACACCACATTGTAATACTGGTTAAATTGGTTTAAAAGTAAATCTCATTTCATTATTGTATTGAAAGCAATGCGAGGCATGCGATGtggttttatttattttatatcatTTATCCGGAAATCTGCATTTAGCCTAGTAATAGATGGATTAACTCCTGGGCATTTCTCGGTGTGTAGGTTTTAGCCGTCAAACAACAACCTCCTATAAAAAATgtaagtaaaataaaaataaaagactgacaaaaacaaaaacaaaaacaaaaagctGTCATTTCTATTGAATGGTTTCAACGTGTTTTATTTCCCTGAATATGCTGCCTTATTGCCGGTATTAGAAGTTTTCAGTTTGAGATTTGAAGTGCTGATTTTCAGTTATATGTTGGTCTTCCAAGATATTTCCCACATTGGATTGTTTAATCAGTTTATATTAGTTATTCTAGATTTTACTACGTCCATTTCCATGTATGGTGATGTATATGTGATTGAGCAAATAATTTGATTCCAGAATAGGGGCTCCTTTTGTCCTTAAACCAAATGGAAAGTCCTTGAAGATCTCTGCTTTCAAGAACAGCCAAAATGAGTCTGGAGGCAGAGTTGGCGGGTCAAAATCCCTGAAGAATTCGGTAAAACTTTCTTATGTGCCACAAGAGAATGAAGAAGCCTCTGTAGAATCTCCAAGGGCACAGAATGTTCCCATTTCTTACTCTGCGGAAGCAGATGAGACTACAAGTTATTTTGCCATACAAAATATATTTAAAAGCTGGTTAACATTGTTGCGTACACCTTCACCAAACCAAGTCATGGATGAAACTGTGGAAGAGCCATATACCACAGAAACACCGGAAAGACAAAAGCTGGTACAAGAGAAAGAAAGAGGTCAAGTCAGAAATGTGGTCTGGCGCTACTTTCTGAGTCTGGATGCAACAATAAAGATACCTGTATTAACATTGTAAGTATCATAGTTCAATGTCCGTTACTGTGCATCTTTTTACTctctctccccccccccctcctctctctctctctctctctgtctatGTTTTTGGCAAATCTTTTTTATCTTCAGTTTTGAGGAGAGTCTCTGGTCTTTGGTGTTTCTTTCTACTTCACCCATTGATTTATTGGGTTATGAGATGTGAATAGACATTTAGTATGTGTCTTCTGAGATATTTCTTTTATTCAGTTGATGTTTTTCCCAACTTGGTGCTACTTTCAAAATTATTGAACTTGACCAGGAAAGTGAGTCATTCCGCTTAATAATTGCTTCATAGTTCTTTATATATCCTTGTTACTGTAAAATTGTGATATCTATCCCCCTAGATCTAGTTTTATTCTCACGAAGCAAAAAGATCCTCTCtgctttttctcctcttttttttattttttttggtattgAAAGATTGAGATTAAGCAGAAAAACTTGAATTTCTGTTAGCTGATTAGTTTCATAGTTAAGAGGAAGGTTATTAAATGTATAGAATGCGCATTCCTTATAGTAGGTATTTTTGGGATTATGAAGCTTCCAAGGTTCAAATccatcaaagacaaaaaataCTAGCCTCAATTCATGTGTCTtacctttttgtttatttattaaagcATATCACCTTTCTATATTGAGTAAATTCTCAGTTTCGGCATTCTCATTTTTCCCTCCTCATAGGAATGACATGACTTCTTTTAGACATTCAAAAGATATTTGCGGTATGTAAATTTCGTTCACAGTCAGACAAAGATacataaattgaaatgaaaagcgtagttttttttttttttttgatgaaggaAAAATGTAGGTATTTTTTTTTCCAGTGCCCAAGTCTTGGTTGACAGACTTGTGCTGGGTGAGGGGTGGCAGCCTGGCAGGTAACTGGTAAAATAGTCGAAGTTGAGGTGTGCCCGATCTAGTAGGAGATATCTAATTGAATAGTTGAGGACCTCGAGGTAAGCTGATTGGACATCACAATTATACAAAAGTTTGTTTCCCAGCATTTTAGAGTCAGAACccgctttcttttcttttccttttttccttttttttaggtTTGGGGAGTGACCAtggataggaaggtgtggaggttgaGCATTAAGATAAAGGGTTAGGCAGTCGAGTGTTGTCCTTGTTTGTAGCAGTAGCTTTGATACACCACTTGGTACCTTCGGTGTTTTTTTCGTACCCCTAGTTTTCTGTTACTACTTGTTGTTGTCTTGTGTTTCGGTTTTCTGATTGCAGTATCTTTTGctagttttgtatttttgctttGGTTGTCAGATTGGTTTGCTTGTTATTGCCCTCCCCTCTCCCCTTCTAGAGCCGAGGGTCTTCCGGAAGCAGCCTCTCTGTCTTTTAAAGGcgggggtaaggtctgcatatactctaccctccccagatcccacttatGGGGGACtacactgggtatgttgttgttgttagttgATGTTTTTCAATAGTGGATGGGGGTAAAATAGGATGGGGAATGTTGATGGTGGAAGTGAAAATCTCTTTCACACCAATTAGTGTATTGGTTTCTTTGATGATTTTAAACAGTCCCTTACTTGCTATGAGGAAACGATATGCTATTTTGGTTAGAATGGAGCTCCCGTGCATCCTttccaccaaaaaaaaaaaaagaagctccTCAGCATTATGGAGTTGATGTCTGTGTGCATACAATTTTGTTGCTTTGCTATTATGTGTCGTTATTTATCCAAAAGTTGGAAAATATGCCTTTATAGTGTTCAGGCATTGATTTTACACATGGTTCTGCTGTTTTTTGCTTTCGTTGTCACCCTGTTCATTTGATGTTTACACTGCCTGTTTTCTCACTTTGCAGTGTCCCCCTGTATCTTGCTGTAACTTTAATATATGGAGTTGAAGTATCTAAAGAGTTGACCCCTCTTTGGACTCTTGGTCCTTTGATTGTTGCTTTGTATGTTAAGATGCTCCGGGGAATATGCGCACTCTATGTATTTAGCTTTAAGCAGACGGTTAAAGTGGTCAGGAACTTGCCTACGTATTCCCTATTAACTTATGACTACGTTGCTCGTGGGAAGCTCAAAGAAGATATTAGAGCGCGCTTGCTGCAACCGTTGGTAGATATAAAGAATTTGGACTACAAAGAGGTAGCGAAAAGAAAGGCAAAGGATTTAGAAGTGTACTTGGTGGAGAAGTACCTGGACTATGTCGAATCTATATGGCCCTATTACTGCAGAACTATCAGGTTTCTGAAGAGGGCAAATCTAATCTAGGTCTAAGACTATTATATCTTTCGCAATATTCTGTCAACGGAAATGGACACTCAAATGCGgaatattttttgttttgtcttttACTTTTACCTCTTTTTGTATAATTTTTTTCGTAAGCATTGCCATAGGAATTGTCTGTTGAAAACCCCAGTTTGGGCTGGGGTTATCCCTGAGAGCAGAAAGACAGGTTTCTGTTGTAGCTTAGTGGACATGTGAAAGTGGGCTGCATGCGTTTTTT
This sequence is a window from Nicotiana sylvestris chromosome 3, ASM39365v2, whole genome shotgun sequence. Protein-coding genes within it:
- the LOC104215685 gene encoding uncharacterized protein; its protein translation is MALATHHLQGSYRTCPLSSSSWTTRNKLRHSVTKIHTVSQKDNFISLKCKSCLRIGAPFVLKPNGKSLKISAFKNSQNESGGRVGGSKSLKNSVKLSYVPQENEEASVESPRAQNVPISYSAEADETTSYFAIQNIFKSWLTLLRTPSPNQVMDETVEEPYTTETPERQKLVQEKERGQVRNVVWRYFLSLDATIKIPVLTFVPLYLAVTLIYGVEVSKELTPLWTLGPLIVALYVKMLRGICALYVFSFKQTVKVVRNLPTYSLLTYDYVARGKLKEDIRARLLQPLVDIKNLDYKEVAKRKAKDLEVYLVEKYLDYVESIWPYYCRTIRFLKRANLI